The DNA region AGCGCCTGATTCACCGCTGCTCGATTAAAATGCGGCGCAATCAGTTCAATAAAGCCATACATATATCCACGTAAAAACGCATCTTTACGCACCCCTAAGTAAGTCGTGCTATCAGCAAATAAATGATCAACATCTATTTTTGCTAAATGCGTATCTCGCTCAGCATCATAAGCCATATTTGCAAGCAAGCCTACGCCCAAACCAAGGGTTACATAAGTCTTAATCACATCGGCATCAATCGCCGTGAGCACCACATTAGGCGTTAATCCCGCATCAGAAAAAGTCTTAGATACAAGCGTACCCCCTGTAAATGCAAAGTCATAGGTAATGAGTGGGTAATTAGCTAGTTTCTCTAATGTCAAAAGCCCATCTGTAAGTAAGGGATGACCATGCGGTACAACCACACAACGGTTCCAGTGATAACAAGGTAAGCACAGCAAACTCTCTCTCTCACTGATAGACTCAGTTGCAATCCCAATATCAGCCTCCCCGTTTTCAACCTGCTCTGCAACTTGACTTGGGTTACCCTGATGAATATTAAGTTTAACGCGCGGATAGCTAGTCATAAACGCTTTCACTGCAGCAGGCAGCTTATAGCGCGCTTGGGTATGTGTGGTAGCAATCGTTAATGTGCCTGTTTCAACATCACTAAACTCTTCTCCAACACGCTTGATATTCTCAATATCCCGCATGACTTTATCAGCCAAGCTAATGATTTGTTGCCCAGGCTCAGTTAATCCTGTTAAGCGCTTACCGTTACGTTTAAATATTTGCAAACCAAGCTCTTCTTCAATTAATTGAATTTGCTTGCTAACACCTGGTTGTGATGTATATAAAGCATCCGCAGCACTGGTAATATTTAACCCTTGCTTCACGACTTCATGTAAATAACGTAACTGATGTAATTTCATTTGGTTTAATTTTTCTATAAAATTTCTTAAAATTAAGCTTCAAGTTAATGCTAATATTTTTACGCTTAAGTGCCGCTGCTTTATATAACTAAATGATATATCCATAGAATAACATATTCTTAAAAAAATAAGCCATTCACTGCTATAGTGCCCGGCTAAATTTAATTAATGAATAACGGATACTCCTCATGGAATTTGGTTATATTATTTCGGGCTTTGCGGTTGGTTTGCTTGTCGGTATTACTGGCGTTGGCGGCGGCTCGCTGATGACACCTTTACTTGTGTTTATATTTGGTTTTAAAGCATCCGTAGCTGTAGGCACAGACTTGCTTTATGCCGCGATTACCAAGACTGGTGGAGTGTTTGTTCATCACAATACGCACAAATCGGTAGATTGGCGTGTTGTGGGATGGATGTCACTAGGCAGCCTGCCCTCAGCAGTGGTCACTATCTTTGTGATTAAACATCTCATTCAAATTGAAAAAGATGTTTCAGGAATTATCACTTTTACATTAGGTATCGCACTGATATTAACCTCAATCGCATTGATTATTCGTAGCTATATCACCAGAAAAAAAATACGCGAAATCGAAGATAGTGTCATTAGTAGTGGTCGTTTTAATAAAATTCAAGTCCCAGCAACCATATTTACTGGCATAATACTGGGTGCGCTAGTAACAATCTCTTCAGTAGGTGCAGGTGCGCTTGGCACACTGGCGATACTCTTCCTTTATCCTAAGATGAGCACGCTCAAAGTAGTAGGTACTGATTTAGCGCACGCAATCCCGTTAACGGCGGTTGCTGGCTTCGGTCATTGGACGCTTGGACATGTCAACTTTGAACTGTTAGGCACATTGCTCATCGGATCTCTACCTGGAATATGGGTCGGTAGCCACTTAAGTGTAAAAATTCCAGAAAAAATATTACGTCTAGTTTTAGCCACGCTCTTACTAGTGATTGGTTTGAAGTTCGTTTTGGTTTAATTTAAAAGTTAGTTTAAAAAGCACTATATATTATGTATAAATATGATGAAATAGATCAACAGATTGTTGATGAACGCGTTGCCCAATATCGCGACCAGACTCGCCGCTACTTAGCTGGCGAACTATCTGAAGATGAGTTCCGCCCGCTACGCCTTCAAAATGGCTTATATATCCAACGTCAGGCACCGATGCTCCGCATTGCAGTGCCTTATGGCATGTTATCTAGCGCACAATTGCGCAAACTTGGCGATATTTCAAAAAAATACGACAAAGGTTATGGTCACTTCAGTACACGTCAGAACTTGCAATTAAACTGGCCTAAACTGGAGGATGTGCCTGAGATTTTGGCGGATTTAGCGACAGTAGAAATGCACGCTATTCAAACCTCAGGTAATTGCATTCGTAACATTACGACAGACCAGTTCGTAGGTGTTGCACCGGATGAAGTAATCGACCCTCGCGCGATTGCTGAAATCATGCGCCAATGGAGCACATTTCACCCTGAGTTCGCTTTATTACCACGTAAATTCAAAATTGCAGTGTCTGGTACTAAAAATGACCGTGCATTGGTGCAAGCGCACGATATCGGTTTAGAGTTCTACCGCGACAGCAATAACCAAGTAGCTCTCAAAGTATGGGTAGGTGGTGGCTTAGGTCGTACACCTATCTTAGGCGCAGTAATTCGCGAACATCTAGAATGGCAACATGCCCTCACCTACTGCGAAGCGATTATTCGTGTCTATAACTTACATGGCCGCCGCGATAACATCTACAAAGCACGTATTAAGATTTTAGTAAAAGCGTTAGGTATTGATGAGTTCCGCAAACAAGTGGACGCTGAGTGGGCGCACCTTAAAGATACAGATAACACCATTACTGAAGCCGAATTAGCACGTGTTGCGCAGCACTTTGACGCAATGCCTTATGAAAACGTACCAGCACATGACGCAGGCTTTGATGCGGCAGTTGCTAGCAACCCTGCGTTTGCCGCATGGGTTAAACGTTGCGTACATCCACACAAACAAACTGGCTACCGCGCAGTTACCCTTTCGCTCAAGCCGCATGGTCAAGCCCCTGGTGACATTAGCTCTGAGCAAATGTGGACCGTGGCTGACCTTGCTGATGAATATAGCTTTGGTGAGTTACGTTCATCTC from Methylotenera sp. L2L1 includes:
- a CDS encoding nitrite/sulfite reductase → MYKYDEIDQQIVDERVAQYRDQTRRYLAGELSEDEFRPLRLQNGLYIQRQAPMLRIAVPYGMLSSAQLRKLGDISKKYDKGYGHFSTRQNLQLNWPKLEDVPEILADLATVEMHAIQTSGNCIRNITTDQFVGVAPDEVIDPRAIAEIMRQWSTFHPEFALLPRKFKIAVSGTKNDRALVQAHDIGLEFYRDSNNQVALKVWVGGGLGRTPILGAVIREHLEWQHALTYCEAIIRVYNLHGRRDNIYKARIKILVKALGIDEFRKQVDAEWAHLKDTDNTITEAELARVAQHFDAMPYENVPAHDAGFDAAVASNPAFAAWVKRCVHPHKQTGYRAVTLSLKPHGQAPGDISSEQMWTVADLADEYSFGELRSSHEQNLILADVKLSDLFALWEKARANGLASPNIGLLTDIICCPGGDFCSLANAKSIPIAKAIQMQFDNLDYLHDIGEMELNISGCMNACGHHHVGHIGILGVDKDGSEWYQVSIGGKQGNDASLGTVIGPSFSADEMPGVVQKLIEVYIKERTPEERFIDTVRRLGVAPFKAHVYAKNEVAA
- a CDS encoding sulfite exporter TauE/SafE family protein encodes the protein MEFGYIISGFAVGLLVGITGVGGGSLMTPLLVFIFGFKASVAVGTDLLYAAITKTGGVFVHHNTHKSVDWRVVGWMSLGSLPSAVVTIFVIKHLIQIEKDVSGIITFTLGIALILTSIALIIRSYITRKKIREIEDSVISSGRFNKIQVPATIFTGIILGALVTISSVGAGALGTLAILFLYPKMSTLKVVGTDLAHAIPLTAVAGFGHWTLGHVNFELLGTLLIGSLPGIWVGSHLSVKIPEKILRLVLATLLLVIGLKFVLV
- the cysB gene encoding HTH-type transcriptional regulator CysB, producing MKLHQLRYLHEVVKQGLNITSAADALYTSQPGVSKQIQLIEEELGLQIFKRNGKRLTGLTEPGQQIISLADKVMRDIENIKRVGEEFSDVETGTLTIATTHTQARYKLPAAVKAFMTSYPRVKLNIHQGNPSQVAEQVENGEADIGIATESISERESLLCLPCYHWNRCVVVPHGHPLLTDGLLTLEKLANYPLITYDFAFTGGTLVSKTFSDAGLTPNVVLTAIDADVIKTYVTLGLGVGLLANMAYDAERDTHLAKIDVDHLFADSTTYLGVRKDAFLRGYMYGFIELIAPHFNRAAVNQALKITD